In one Cellulomonas sp. JZ18 genomic region, the following are encoded:
- a CDS encoding STAS domain-containing protein, producing MIEISTSSTTTTLVIAGDLDLAERDQFPEVTARVVGLRRQLLVIDMCRVTFMDSTGAAFLISLADSGRRRGGATVLRGAAERDLFVLEICGALDLFRIDTSHRCDPLEDVAEADRANAPA from the coding sequence ATGATCGAGATCTCGACGTCGTCCACGACCACGACCCTCGTCATCGCCGGCGACCTCGACCTCGCCGAGCGCGACCAGTTCCCCGAGGTCACCGCGCGGGTCGTCGGTCTGCGCCGCCAGCTGCTCGTGATCGACATGTGCCGGGTCACGTTCATGGACTCGACCGGCGCGGCCTTCCTCATCTCGCTCGCCGACTCCGGCCGCCGCCGCGGCGGGGCGACGGTGCTGCGCGGCGCCGCCGAGCGCGACCTGTTCGTCCTGGAGATCTGCGGCGCGCTCGACCTGTTCCGCATCGACACGTCGCACCGCTGCGACCCGCTCGAGGACGTCGCCGAGGCCGACCGGGCGAACGCGCCCGCCTGA
- a CDS encoding DUF3151 domain-containing protein, whose translation MAHENLLDGPAPTHLPADGPDGAARTALAVGEDPRDVARVAPASSLAWALLAERADDPVDAYAYARTGYHRGLDALRRAGWRGQGPVPAAHEPNQGFLRALLALAEAADAIGESDEAARCRQFLVDSGTSVDEVRALR comes from the coding sequence ATGGCGCACGAGAACCTGCTGGACGGTCCCGCACCCACGCACCTGCCCGCCGACGGCCCCGACGGCGCCGCCCGCACCGCGCTCGCCGTCGGTGAGGACCCGCGGGACGTCGCGCGCGTCGCGCCGGCCTCGTCGCTCGCCTGGGCGCTGCTCGCGGAGCGCGCGGACGACCCGGTGGACGCCTACGCGTACGCGCGCACCGGCTACCACCGCGGGCTGGACGCGCTGCGTCGCGCCGGCTGGCGCGGGCAGGGCCCGGTCCCGGCCGCACACGAGCCGAACCAGGGCTTCCTGCGGGCGCTCCTGGCGCTCGCCGAGGCCGCCGACGCGATCGGCGAGAGCGACGAGGCCGCGCGCTGCCGCCAGTTCCTCGTGGACTCGGGCACGTCCGTCGACGAGGTCCGCGCACTGCGCTGA